In bacterium, a genomic segment contains:
- a CDS encoding PfkB family carbohydrate kinase: MIDVALVGHFAKDRLIFRGITEIASGGGVYYGSMALRRLGFGVAVVTRLHPDDFGLLEELRGEGISVHASAAPETTGIENVYPGNEMDRRICRPLAFAGPFPSGEIPRLDARVTIITPLMAGEVTGDLVSELVARGPVGLDVQGFVRVRQGDALVTVDWPGKASDLAGVAFLKADDAEAEVLTGQTDLRKAAEALSALGPREIVLTHAGGILVRAEGMFVEAAFTPRIVRGRTGRGDTCFATYVASRLDSAPEEACRLAAAVTSLKMEHPGPYRGSRKEAEGMLAGSPPDWL; this comes from the coding sequence GTGATTGACGTCGCGCTTGTTGGGCACTTCGCCAAGGATAGGTTGATCTTCCGTGGGATCACGGAGATTGCGTCCGGGGGCGGGGTCTACTATGGCTCAATGGCGCTGCGCCGGCTCGGATTCGGCGTCGCGGTCGTCACCCGCCTCCACCCGGACGATTTCGGCCTACTGGAGGAGCTGCGCGGCGAGGGGATAAGCGTCCACGCGTCAGCGGCTCCGGAGACCACCGGCATCGAGAACGTCTATCCGGGCAATGAGATGGACAGGCGAATCTGCCGGCCGCTGGCGTTCGCCGGTCCCTTCCCCTCCGGGGAAATCCCTCGCTTGGACGCACGCGTCACGATCATCACTCCCCTGATGGCCGGTGAGGTCACCGGTGATCTCGTGAGCGAGCTGGTGGCGCGCGGGCCGGTTGGACTCGACGTGCAGGGGTTCGTGCGGGTCCGGCAGGGCGACGCGCTGGTCACGGTGGACTGGCCCGGCAAGGCGTCCGACCTTGCCGGCGTCGCGTTCCTGAAGGCCGACGACGCCGAGGCCGAGGTGCTCACCGGCCAGACCGATCTCCGGAAGGCGGCGGAAGCCCTCTCCGCGCTGGGGCCGCGGGAGATTGTGCTGACGCACGCGGGCGGTATCCTCGTGCGCGCGGAAGGAATGTTCGTCGAGGCCGCGTTCACACCCCGGATCGTGCGCGGCCGCACCGGCCGGGGCGACACCTGCTTTGCCACGTACGTGGCTTCGCGGCTGGACTCGGCACCGGAGGAAGCGTGCCGGCTTGCCGCCGCGGTCACCTCGCTGAAGATGGAACACCCCGGACCCTACCGGGGGTCGCGGAAAGAGGCAGAGGGCATGCTGGCAGGGAGTCCACCGGATTGGCTCTAA
- a CDS encoding GYD domain-containing protein: MGAYLMLSNLTDEGAETIKKNPARIKEVNKEVESWGAKILAQYAVLGPFDFVTILEAPSSEVVARVSIELGARGSVKIMTLPMIPIDTFIASMKP; this comes from the coding sequence ATGGGTGCCTATCTGATGCTCAGCAACCTGACCGACGAGGGCGCGGAGACGATCAAGAAGAACCCGGCCCGGATCAAGGAGGTCAACAAGGAGGTCGAATCCTGGGGGGCCAAGATCCTGGCGCAGTATGCCGTCCTGGGCCCGTTCGACTTCGTCACGATCCTGGAAGCGCCCAGCTCGGAGGTTGTGGCACGGGTCTCGATCGAGTTGGGCGCGCGGGGCAGCGTGAAGATCATGACGCTGCCGATGATCCCGATTGACACATTCATCGCCTCGATGAAGCCCTAG
- a CDS encoding AAA family ATPase, which produces MPADQVRWTCRPEDLPFETTADLPAGESIVGQDRAVRALDFGLTVSQPGYNIFVSGPVGTGRTTYTQSRVQQVAATKDVPSDWIYVHNFQQPDQPMAISLPPGEGSRFRREIERLVDELKDSIRKLFASETFEAKRSGVVQAFEQQANALWRDLEAEARRLGFALQRTPVGIVTIPIAPSGEPLADEQLAQLTATHRQELERRARALQESVGDATRKVRGIEREAKEAVQELERSAVLSVASHAVETLKQQNAGHERILGWLDRFLADVVERHDDFKDEAAQQPQFPFMTRRAEFTRYQVNLLIDNSQTRGAPVVLELNPTYYNLFGKAEYRGEFGAMVTDFTMIKPGAIHRANGGYLIVQARDLLVAPFSWDGLKRMLKSREVRIENVAEQYGMFAAATLRPEPIPLNVKVIVIGASMIHHLLYQLDDDFPKLFKIKADFDVDIERTKTAMVEYAQAIGTICRGQGLLPFDRGAVARTLEQSARIADDQHRLSMRFNEMVDVIYEAATWAKTEGSTVVSAPHVVRAIEERIRRSNRIEERIRDLIRNGQILMSAEGSAVGQVNGLSVLMLGDYAFGRPSRVTARTFVGGRGVVNIEREAQMSGRIHSKGVLTLSAYLGGKFARRRPLSLNASITFEQTYEEVEGDSASSTELYALLSDLAGAPIDQGIAVTGSVNQKGEIQPIGGVNEKIEGFYYACKALGLTGRQGVLIPHQNLRNLMLNDEVTGAIREGRFGIWAVRSIDEGIEVLTGLPAGQADEQGSYPEGTLNFLVARRLDEMADLLRRFAPHRAARDEGRTREDGADKEAAPDAVPGSPGGDQQEAG; this is translated from the coding sequence GTGCCCGCGGACCAGGTCCGCTGGACGTGCCGGCCAGAGGACCTGCCATTTGAGACCACCGCCGACCTCCCTGCCGGGGAGAGCATCGTCGGGCAGGACCGTGCCGTCCGGGCGCTCGATTTCGGTCTGACCGTCTCCCAGCCCGGCTACAATATCTTCGTGTCCGGACCCGTGGGAACCGGACGGACCACCTATACCCAGAGTCGGGTGCAGCAGGTTGCAGCCACCAAGGACGTGCCGTCCGACTGGATCTACGTGCACAACTTCCAGCAGCCCGACCAACCCATGGCGATCTCGCTTCCTCCAGGTGAAGGGTCCCGGTTCCGCCGCGAGATCGAACGCCTGGTGGACGAACTCAAGGATTCGATACGTAAGCTGTTCGCCAGCGAGACGTTTGAGGCCAAGCGCAGCGGGGTCGTTCAGGCCTTCGAGCAGCAGGCGAACGCGCTCTGGCGCGACCTGGAGGCGGAGGCGCGGCGCCTGGGCTTCGCGCTCCAGCGCACGCCTGTGGGGATAGTGACGATCCCGATCGCGCCGTCCGGAGAGCCGCTGGCAGACGAGCAACTGGCCCAACTCACCGCAACCCACCGTCAGGAGCTCGAGCGTCGGGCGCGTGCGCTGCAGGAGAGCGTGGGCGACGCCACCCGCAAGGTGCGCGGCATCGAGCGGGAAGCGAAGGAGGCGGTGCAGGAGCTGGAGCGCTCCGCGGTCCTCTCTGTGGCCAGCCATGCAGTGGAAACACTCAAGCAGCAAAACGCCGGCCACGAGCGGATCCTCGGGTGGCTGGATCGCTTCCTGGCCGACGTCGTCGAGCGCCACGACGACTTCAAGGACGAGGCGGCCCAACAGCCGCAGTTCCCGTTTATGACCCGGCGGGCCGAGTTCACGCGCTACCAGGTAAATCTATTGATTGACAACAGCCAGACCCGGGGCGCGCCGGTGGTGCTCGAGCTGAACCCCACCTACTACAACCTGTTCGGGAAGGCGGAGTATCGCGGCGAGTTCGGCGCCATGGTCACGGACTTCACCATGATAAAGCCCGGCGCCATTCACCGAGCCAACGGAGGATACCTGATCGTCCAGGCGCGGGACCTGTTGGTGGCGCCGTTCTCGTGGGACGGCCTGAAGCGCATGCTGAAGAGCCGCGAGGTACGCATTGAGAACGTCGCCGAGCAGTACGGGATGTTCGCCGCCGCGACGCTGCGCCCTGAACCGATTCCGCTGAACGTCAAGGTGATCGTCATCGGCGCCTCCATGATCCACCATCTCCTGTACCAGCTCGACGACGATTTCCCCAAGCTGTTCAAGATCAAGGCCGACTTCGACGTGGACATAGAGCGCACCAAGACCGCGATGGTCGAGTACGCGCAGGCGATCGGGACGATCTGCCGCGGGCAGGGGCTGCTGCCCTTTGACCGTGGCGCCGTGGCCCGCACGCTCGAGCAGAGCGCGCGCATCGCCGACGACCAGCATCGGCTTTCGATGCGTTTCAACGAAATGGTGGATGTGATCTATGAGGCCGCGACGTGGGCGAAGACCGAGGGGTCCACGGTGGTTTCGGCGCCTCACGTCGTGCGCGCGATCGAGGAGCGCATCCGGCGCAGCAACCGGATCGAGGAGCGCATCCGCGATCTGATTCGCAACGGGCAGATCCTCATGAGCGCGGAGGGATCCGCGGTGGGTCAGGTGAACGGGCTGTCGGTCCTGATGCTGGGTGACTACGCCTTTGGGAGGCCGTCGCGGGTGACCGCTCGCACTTTTGTCGGCGGCCGGGGAGTAGTAAACATCGAACGCGAGGCCCAGATGTCAGGCCGCATTCACAGCAAGGGCGTGCTGACGCTGTCGGCCTACCTTGGTGGTAAGTTCGCCCGGCGGCGGCCGCTCTCGCTCAATGCCTCGATCACTTTCGAGCAGACCTATGAGGAGGTCGAGGGGGACTCCGCATCCTCCACCGAGCTGTACGCGCTGCTCAGCGACCTGGCCGGGGCGCCGATAGACCAGGGGATTGCCGTTACCGGCTCAGTGAACCAGAAAGGCGAGATCCAGCCGATCGGCGGCGTCAACGAGAAGATCGAAGGCTTCTACTACGCGTGCAAGGCGCTGGGGCTGACCGGCCGGCAGGGCGTGCTGATCCCCCACCAGAACCTGCGCAACCTGATGCTGAACGACGAGGTGACCGGGGCGATTCGGGAGGGCCGGTTCGGCATCTGGGCCGTGCGCTCGATTGACGAGGGCATCGAGGTATTGACCGGGCTGCCCGCGGGCCAGGCCGACGAACAGGGGAGCTACCCCGAGGGCACGCTCAACTTCCTGGTGGCCCGGCGCCTGGACGAGATGGCGGATCTGCTGCGCCGGTTTGCGCCCCACCGCGCGGCGCGCGACGAGGGGAGAACCCGCGAGGACGGCGCGGACAAGGAGGCGGCACCCGACGCCGTCCCGGGCAGTCCGGGCGGCGATCAGCAGGAGGCAGGCTAG
- a CDS encoding DinB family protein: MGDRQWLLDLWQRAWTEGLYHAAWGKALDGLTAQQASWKPAPQRHSVWQVLHHILFWREYALRAIAGDMPDKSEVKRRNWEEPAETSDDAWQTACSRFADSHRQVSEAIGTSDEKELERLAPYIAHDSYHVGQIMTLRGLLDLPPID, translated from the coding sequence ATGGGCGACCGGCAGTGGCTCCTCGATTTGTGGCAGAGGGCCTGGACGGAGGGCCTGTATCACGCGGCATGGGGGAAGGCGCTGGACGGACTCACGGCGCAGCAGGCGTCCTGGAAACCCGCGCCGCAGCGGCACTCCGTCTGGCAGGTCCTCCACCACATTCTCTTCTGGCGCGAGTACGCGCTGCGCGCAATAGCCGGGGATATGCCGGACAAGTCCGAGGTCAAGCGCCGCAACTGGGAGGAGCCGGCCGAGACCAGCGACGATGCCTGGCAGACCGCGTGTAGCCGGTTTGCGGACTCTCACCGGCAGGTCTCGGAAGCCATCGGCACGTCCGATGAGAAGGAACTGGAACGGCTCGCGCCCTACATCGCGCACGACAGCTATCACGTGGGGCAGATAATGACCCTGCGCGGCCTGCTGGACCTACCGCCGATCGACTAG
- a CDS encoding long-chain fatty acid--CoA ligase: MAIPVTQGDRPWFRHYEPGVPRTLDFPSQPIYGFLDQSARKYPNNPALIQAGPKFDNRITYRQLDDLSDRFAKALIERGFHRGDRVAIMLPNNPQYVVAAYGIWKAGGILVQVNPLYKGRDLAFVLKDSGARFAVAISRLYKDLHEVRPHTDLQTVFVTNVHDFFPGKWRLLYGLLKAKKEGDVMPEGSGIVPFREALRAQRLEQRPVISPDDAAVLQYTGGTTGIPKAATLTHRNVVCNCLQARSWLTDLREGDERLLSVVPFFHVYGLTICMNLSVAIGAVNIMLLMRMFEVKTVVEAVPKYRPTIFPGVPAMYLAINQLRGVEKYNLKSIRACVSGAASLPVEVQRRFEELTGGRLVEGFGMSEASPLTHGNPLYGTRKEGSIGIPIPSTDAKIVDAETGTRDLRPGEIGEMVIRGPQVMKGYWNNPGETDHTIRNGWLYTGDIARMDDDGYFYIEDRKKDMVNIGGLKVFPREIEEVLYEHPRVRDVAVAGIRHRLRGEMLVAHIVPKEAGDARALARELRDFCAQRLSAYKVPRRFEIVSEIPKTLLGKALRREIREREQLRDELPEEE, from the coding sequence GTGGCGATCCCAGTGACCCAGGGAGACCGGCCCTGGTTCAGGCACTATGAGCCGGGAGTACCGCGCACGCTGGATTTCCCGTCGCAACCCATCTATGGCTTCCTCGATCAAAGCGCACGCAAGTACCCGAACAACCCGGCCCTGATCCAGGCCGGCCCCAAGTTTGACAACCGCATCACCTACCGACAACTGGACGACCTCTCCGATCGGTTTGCCAAGGCCTTGATCGAACGCGGTTTCCACCGCGGCGACCGGGTGGCGATCATGCTGCCCAACAACCCGCAGTACGTGGTTGCCGCCTACGGCATCTGGAAGGCCGGCGGGATCCTGGTCCAGGTCAACCCCCTCTACAAGGGCCGCGACCTCGCCTTTGTCCTCAAGGACTCCGGGGCACGGTTCGCCGTGGCGATCTCTCGGCTCTACAAGGACCTGCACGAGGTCCGGCCGCACACCGACCTGCAGACCGTGTTCGTGACGAACGTCCACGACTTCTTCCCTGGGAAATGGCGGCTGCTCTATGGGCTGCTCAAGGCGAAGAAGGAAGGCGACGTAATGCCAGAGGGGTCCGGCATCGTGCCGTTCCGGGAGGCGCTTCGCGCCCAGCGTCTTGAGCAGAGGCCGGTCATCAGCCCTGATGACGCGGCCGTCCTTCAGTACACCGGAGGGACCACCGGCATACCCAAGGCCGCCACGCTGACCCACCGCAACGTGGTCTGCAACTGCCTCCAGGCGCGCTCGTGGCTGACCGACCTGAGGGAGGGCGACGAGCGCCTACTGTCGGTTGTCCCGTTCTTCCACGTCTACGGCCTGACGATCTGCATGAACCTGAGCGTGGCCATCGGTGCGGTCAACATCATGCTGCTGATGCGCATGTTCGAGGTGAAGACCGTGGTGGAGGCGGTGCCGAAATACCGTCCCACGATCTTCCCCGGCGTGCCGGCGATGTACCTGGCGATCAACCAGCTACGCGGCGTCGAGAAGTACAACCTGAAGTCCATACGCGCTTGCGTCTCTGGAGCCGCGTCGCTGCCCGTGGAGGTGCAGCGCCGCTTCGAGGAGTTGACCGGCGGGCGGCTGGTGGAGGGGTTTGGGATGTCCGAGGCCTCTCCGCTCACCCACGGAAACCCTCTTTACGGCACGCGCAAGGAGGGCTCCATTGGGATTCCGATTCCCTCCACCGACGCGAAGATCGTTGACGCCGAAACCGGGACCCGCGATCTCCGTCCGGGCGAGATCGGCGAGATGGTCATCCGCGGCCCGCAGGTAATGAAGGGCTACTGGAACAACCCCGGGGAGACCGACCACACGATCCGGAACGGCTGGCTGTACACCGGCGACATCGCCCGCATGGACGACGATGGCTACTTCTACATAGAGGACCGCAAGAAGGACATGGTGAACATCGGCGGCCTCAAGGTCTTCCCGCGCGAGATCGAGGAGGTGCTCTACGAGCACCCGAGGGTGAGGGACGTGGCCGTGGCCGGGATCCGGCACCGCCTCCGCGGCGAGATGCTGGTCGCCCACATCGTGCCGAAGGAGGCGGGGGACGCGCGGGCGCTGGCGCGCGAGCTGCGCGACTTCTGCGCGCAGCGCCTGTCGGCCTACAAGGTGCCGCGGCGGTTTGAGATCGTGAGCGAGATCCCCAAGACGCTGCTCGGCAAGGCACTGCGAAGGGAAATCCGGGAGCGGGAGCAGCTCAGGGACGAGTTGCCGGAGGAAGAGTAG
- the lepB gene encoding signal peptidase I yields the protein MLTRLREWFGRLPVDWRRAGRGALDFAKTLVVAFVLAQLVMVGVAQAFQVEQYSMEPTLLPHDRVLVNKLIYRIREPQRGDVIVLRYPRDPGRNYIKRVVAVPGDTVEIKSGHLHVNGTAVEEMYVNGAPSGDHGPETVPAGSFFVLGDNRNNSEDSRAFGFLSRAQVVGQASLIYWPPQRVRMLRNR from the coding sequence ATGCTCACACGGCTCCGAGAATGGTTTGGCCGGCTCCCCGTAGACTGGCGCCGCGCGGGCCGAGGTGCGCTCGACTTCGCCAAAACGCTTGTGGTCGCGTTTGTGCTGGCCCAACTGGTAATGGTCGGCGTGGCGCAGGCCTTCCAGGTCGAGCAGTACTCAATGGAACCCACCCTGCTGCCGCACGACCGGGTGCTGGTCAACAAACTCATATACCGGATCCGCGAACCCCAGCGGGGCGACGTGATCGTGCTGCGCTATCCCCGCGACCCAGGCCGCAACTACATCAAACGGGTCGTCGCAGTCCCGGGCGACACGGTAGAGATCAAGAGCGGCCACCTGCACGTCAACGGCACCGCGGTCGAGGAGATGTACGTGAACGGCGCCCCGTCGGGTGATCACGGGCCGGAGACCGTGCCTGCGGGCTCGTTCTTCGTCCTGGGGGACAACCGCAACAACAGCGAGGACAGCAGGGCCTTCGGCTTCCTCAGCCGAGCACAGGTGGTCGGGCAGGCGTCGCTGATCTACTGGCCGCCGCAGCGGGTCCGGATGCTGCGGAACAGGTAA
- a CDS encoding response regulator transcription factor produces the protein MRILVVEDDARSRDLLVRYLRAKGHDVASAGDGARALEAAGAGNPDLVLLDVNLPVMDGWGVLEALRKFSQAPVIMVTVLDSARDKIAGLESGADDYITKPFDLRELDARIQAVMRRCRASAPRVIRTAEVTLDDERKEVTVRGLPVALSPKEYELLRLLASRPGRVFPTEEILAAIWPDRDAAAAEDVKKYVHMLRAKIERDPAEPAIIVTARGFGYRFAPPVEGEH, from the coding sequence ATGAGAATCCTGGTCGTTGAGGACGATGCTCGATCCAGGGACCTCCTGGTTCGGTACCTGCGCGCCAAGGGCCACGATGTGGCGTCTGCCGGGGACGGCGCCCGGGCGCTGGAGGCCGCCGGCGCAGGAAATCCGGACCTGGTGCTGCTCGACGTCAACCTGCCGGTGATGGACGGCTGGGGGGTGCTGGAGGCGCTGCGGAAGTTCAGCCAGGCGCCGGTGATCATGGTGACCGTGCTCGACAGCGCCAGGGACAAGATCGCCGGGCTGGAGTCAGGCGCCGACGATTACATCACCAAGCCATTTGATCTGCGCGAGCTGGATGCGCGCATCCAGGCGGTGATGCGCCGCTGCCGGGCGTCTGCCCCGAGGGTGATCCGGACCGCCGAGGTGACCCTGGACGACGAACGCAAGGAGGTAACGGTCCGGGGCCTTCCGGTGGCTCTCTCGCCCAAGGAGTATGAGCTGCTGCGCCTGCTGGCGTCCCGGCCGGGCAGGGTGTTCCCCACCGAGGAGATCCTGGCTGCGATCTGGCCGGACCGCGATGCCGCGGCAGCAGAGGACGTCAAGAAATACGTCCACATGCTGCGCGCCAAGATCGAGCGAGACCCTGCTGAGCCGGCGATCATCGTGACCGCTCGGGGGTTTGGGTACCGCTTCGCACCCCCCGTGGAGGGGGAGCACTAG
- a CDS encoding HAMP domain-containing sensor histidine kinase, with protein MTRLSLGGKFVLAFVGLSVLFAATFGTLAAYRLQRALLEQVRLRAKGVAEELARDASRFLPTPEGLSEAPTSSRLTRRLVAGTVLYAQIIRDGEVRFTDGRYALAVPAGPLTRPFAVEERRTRGGTAYLDIFRAVPDYPLDRQTYVRIGFPLADVHARIRAETERILLASLLMAGGGVAAAFALRRAILGPLARMNTVIRLIRRGDYSARVETGGGDELELLADEFNTMASAIEARDQELARVNEALRKANQIKDEFTAAMSHELKTPLHAVRAYAQLLLEEIDGPITQAQRRDLEALLAAGDHLLHLIEGILRYSALEAGGIQPQAGRVDAAVVIEQACQNVAHLARQKGLTVEVAGTATVLADETMLRQILINLLHNAMKYTEQGKITVTAANRDGLAVFEVTDTGTGIPKGHEHEVFEPFQRAGHPARREIDGIGLGLAVVKRYVELHGGRVWFERASGGGTRFTFTLPAFTMPAGDGA; from the coding sequence GTGACCAGGCTCAGCCTCGGTGGCAAGTTCGTCCTGGCGTTCGTGGGACTGTCGGTGCTCTTCGCCGCCACGTTCGGAACGCTGGCCGCCTATCGGCTGCAAAGGGCCCTGCTGGAGCAGGTGCGACTCCGGGCGAAGGGCGTCGCCGAGGAACTGGCTCGCGACGCCTCCCGGTTTCTTCCCACGCCCGAGGGCCTTTCGGAGGCGCCCACCTCCAGCCGGCTCACACGACGGCTCGTGGCAGGAACGGTCCTCTACGCGCAGATCATCCGGGACGGCGAGGTGCGCTTCACCGACGGCCGCTACGCGCTGGCGGTCCCTGCCGGCCCGCTGACGCGGCCGTTCGCCGTGGAGGAGCGCAGGACCCGGGGCGGCACCGCGTACCTAGATATCTTCAGGGCGGTCCCCGACTACCCGCTCGACCGGCAGACCTACGTGCGCATTGGGTTTCCCCTTGCAGACGTACACGCCCGCATCCGGGCGGAGACCGAGCGGATTCTCCTGGCCAGCCTGCTGATGGCCGGCGGCGGCGTGGCGGCCGCGTTCGCCCTGCGGCGCGCGATCCTTGGGCCGCTGGCCCGCATGAACACGGTGATACGCCTGATCCGCCGGGGCGACTACTCCGCGCGCGTGGAGACTGGGGGCGGGGACGAGCTGGAACTGTTGGCCGACGAGTTCAACACCATGGCCTCCGCGATCGAGGCGCGTGACCAGGAGCTGGCACGCGTCAACGAAGCACTCCGGAAGGCCAACCAGATCAAGGACGAGTTCACCGCGGCGATGAGCCACGAGTTGAAGACCCCGCTGCACGCGGTGCGTGCCTATGCGCAACTGCTGCTGGAGGAGATAGACGGTCCGATCACCCAGGCGCAGCGCAGGGACCTGGAGGCGCTGCTGGCCGCCGGCGACCACCTCCTGCACCTGATCGAGGGCATCCTGCGCTACTCGGCGCTGGAGGCGGGCGGGATCCAGCCCCAAGCCGGCCGCGTAGACGCGGCGGTGGTCATCGAGCAGGCATGTCAGAACGTCGCACACCTCGCGCGCCAGAAGGGCCTGACGGTGGAAGTCGCCGGCACGGCGACCGTGCTGGCAGACGAAACCATGCTCCGGCAGATTCTCATCAACCTGCTGCACAATGCCATGAAGTACACCGAGCAGGGGAAGATAACGGTAACGGCCGCGAACCGTGACGGGCTGGCCGTCTTCGAGGTGACCGACACCGGAACCGGCATCCCAAAGGGACACGAGCACGAGGTCTTCGAACCGTTCCAGCGGGCGGGGCACCCGGCGCGTCGCGAGATTGACGGCATCGGCCTGGGACTGGCGGTGGTGAAGCGCTACGTCGAGCTCCACGGAGGGCGGGTCTGGTTCGAGCGCGCATCCGGAGGCGGCACGCGGTTCACCTTCACCCTGCCGGCCTTCACCATGCCGGCAGGAGATGGGGCATGA
- a CDS encoding MarR family transcriptional regulator, whose product MRTRVHKKRTPGQPPCLPSPRPLDALVSKPAVRLLRHLVTHPSAITGRQLASAAGVHHSVARQVLERLTQEGVIERRRAGRAYLYSLNRDRYVVTEILEPAFRSEARWFERLGEEILAALRSSAESVVLYGSWAREAATPRSDVDLLLVVTDEAARETVGGRVDELRGRLGERFGRFISMMVMTAEEVRAKLGAGDQLVRSIVSEGRVLAGRSLAEIAVGG is encoded by the coding sequence ATGCGTACACGTGTACATAAAAAGCGTACACCCGGACAGCCCCCGTGCCTGCCCTCACCGCGCCCGCTTGACGCGCTGGTCTCCAAGCCGGCGGTTCGACTGCTCCGCCACCTGGTAACCCATCCCTCCGCGATCACCGGTCGCCAGCTCGCCAGCGCCGCGGGGGTCCACCACTCTGTCGCACGTCAGGTCTTGGAACGGCTGACCCAAGAGGGTGTGATCGAGCGACGCCGCGCCGGGAGGGCGTATCTCTACTCCCTGAACCGCGACCGCTACGTCGTTACCGAGATTCTGGAGCCGGCCTTCCGCAGCGAGGCGCGATGGTTTGAGCGACTCGGTGAAGAGATCCTAGCAGCTCTCCGATCGTCAGCGGAGTCCGTCGTCCTGTACGGCAGTTGGGCCCGCGAGGCGGCAACGCCGCGTAGCGATGTTGACCTTCTGCTGGTGGTGACAGATGAGGCCGCACGCGAGACCGTTGGGGGGCGCGTCGACGAACTTCGCGGGCGCCTCGGCGAGCGGTTCGGCCGATTCATCTCAATGATGGTGATGACGGCCGAAGAGGTACGGGCGAAGCTAGGGGCCGGCGATCAACTGGTGCGGTCGATCGTGAGCGAAGGGCGGGTGCTGGCCGGACGCAGTCTTGCGGAGATCGCCGTCGGTGGCTAA
- a CDS encoding phospholipase D-like domain-containing protein has translation MPVNLQVLPTAGATRSALETLLDGSESVRIASAFVRQSGVDELRLLQRPVRRLQVIAGTDFGLTQVEALESLHTPPERECRLYYAPEDVAEGVFHPKLYLGTAGSDFIAVVGSSNLTGPALTRNIELNVALTGSLQDPLVRNLEGFFRRLWQSPGVLPLTREIADAYRVDQGARERLWRQVRHSPEFRRARELVRRTVLKHFAAGTGRKWLLVTSMNNYFKCLGRQRWGDENYGRINRMQPGDLLLFYIKGVHKLGAAAVATTAVYQSSEATWADREYPYRIDFEVIADPATPIDFKPFIPRLGFLARKDEKWGTALQTSALELPRADAQLLIEAIGAAEAAPELRLAVAESRAGYGAEMKRST, from the coding sequence ATGCCGGTGAACCTTCAGGTTCTACCCACCGCCGGGGCAACCCGGTCCGCGCTCGAGACGCTGCTGGACGGCTCAGAGAGCGTCAGGATCGCATCCGCCTTTGTCCGTCAGAGCGGCGTGGACGAACTGCGCCTGCTGCAGCGACCCGTCCGCCGGTTGCAGGTGATCGCGGGGACCGACTTCGGGCTGACCCAGGTCGAGGCGCTGGAATCCCTGCACACCCCGCCGGAACGGGAGTGCAGGCTCTACTACGCCCCGGAGGACGTCGCGGAGGGCGTCTTCCACCCCAAGCTCTACCTGGGCACCGCCGGCTCGGACTTCATCGCCGTCGTCGGCTCCTCGAACCTCACCGGTCCCGCCCTGACCAGGAACATCGAGCTCAACGTAGCCCTCACCGGCAGTCTCCAGGATCCGCTGGTCCGGAACCTGGAAGGGTTCTTTCGGAGACTCTGGCAGTCACCGGGCGTGCTGCCCCTGACGAGGGAGATCGCCGACGCTTACCGCGTCGATCAAGGCGCCCGCGAACGCCTGTGGCGACAGGTGCGCCACTCGCCGGAGTTCCGCCGCGCCCGCGAACTCGTCCGGCGGACAGTGCTGAAGCACTTCGCCGCAGGCACGGGCCGGAAATGGCTGCTGGTGACTTCAATGAACAACTACTTCAAGTGCCTGGGGCGCCAGCGCTGGGGCGATGAGAACTACGGGCGCATCAACCGCATGCAGCCCGGCGACCTCCTGCTCTTCTACATCAAGGGTGTACACAAGCTCGGCGCGGCGGCGGTCGCCACCACGGCGGTCTACCAGTCGTCGGAAGCCACCTGGGCCGACCGCGAGTATCCGTACCGGATCGACTTCGAGGTGATCGCCGACCCCGCGACGCCGATCGACTTCAAGCCGTTCATCCCGCGGCTCGGCTTCCTGGCGCGCAAGGACGAGAAGTGGGGAACGGCCCTACAGACCTCTGCGCTCGAACTCCCGCGCGCGGACGCGCAGCTGCTGATCGAAGCGATCGGCGCCGCCGAAGCCGCGCCCGAGCTCCGGCTGGCGGTGGCGGAAAGCCGGGCAGGATACGGCGCAGAGATGAAGCGCTCAACGTAA